In [Leptolyngbya] sp. PCC 7376, a genomic segment contains:
- the argB gene encoding acetylglutamate kinase, giving the protein MESEYIREADATRVRILSEALPYMQQFSGRTVVVKYGGAAMKDSTLKDKVIRDIVFLSCIGVRPVVVHGGGPEINTWLSKLKIEPQFKDGLRVTDADTMDVVEMVLVGRVNKEIVSLINQEGASAVGLCGKDGNMVQARPVGKEGVGFVGEVAAIDTKLIQSLVDNGYVPVISSVAADENGQAHNINADTVAGELAAALGAEKLILLTDTAGILEDYHDPSTLIPRVNLQKARELIDSGVVGGGMIPKVSCCVRSLAQGVKAAHIIDGRIPHALLLEIFTNDGIGTMIVASDHAYTTPFSPFK; this is encoded by the coding sequence ATGGAAAGCGAATACATCAGAGAAGCCGATGCCACCCGTGTCCGTATCCTCAGCGAAGCCCTGCCTTATATGCAGCAATTCTCGGGTCGAACTGTTGTCGTAAAATACGGCGGCGCGGCGATGAAAGACAGCACGCTCAAAGATAAAGTCATTCGCGATATCGTCTTTCTCTCATGCATTGGCGTCCGTCCCGTTGTGGTGCATGGCGGCGGCCCTGAAATCAATACATGGCTCAGTAAACTCAAGATCGAACCCCAATTTAAAGATGGCTTGCGAGTCACCGATGCTGACACCATGGACGTGGTGGAAATGGTCTTAGTCGGTCGCGTCAATAAAGAAATTGTCTCCCTCATTAACCAAGAAGGTGCGTCTGCCGTTGGTCTCTGTGGCAAAGACGGCAATATGGTGCAAGCTCGTCCTGTTGGCAAAGAAGGCGTTGGCTTTGTGGGAGAAGTCGCAGCCATCGACACCAAACTGATTCAGTCCCTCGTCGATAATGGCTATGTGCCAGTAATTTCTAGTGTGGCAGCCGATGAAAATGGCCAAGCTCACAATATCAACGCAGACACTGTGGCCGGAGAATTAGCAGCAGCCCTCGGTGCAGAAAAATTAATTTTATTGACGGACACAGCGGGTATTTTGGAAGACTATCACGATCCTTCTACCCTCATCCCCAGAGTAAATTTACAGAAGGCACGCGAACTGATCGACTCTGGCGTGGTCGGTGGCGGAATGATCCCGAAGGTTTCTTGTTGTGTGCGATCGCTAGCGCAAGGTGTTAAGGCAGCTCACATTATTGATGGGCGTATTCCCCACGCGTTGCTACTGGAGATTTTCACGAATGATGGTATTGGCACGATGATTGTCGCTTCTGATCATGCGTACACCACGCCATTTTCACCTTTCAAATAG
- a CDS encoding low molecular weight protein tyrosine phosphatase family protein — translation MNLLFVCSENRLRSPTGEEVFSEYEEVEAIGAGTNADAFTPVSGDLIEWADIIFVMEQIHRRKVSKKFQNLLKDKKLVCLDIPDKYDCMAPDLVSLLKRKVEPYILLS, via the coding sequence ATGAACTTACTATTTGTCTGTAGTGAAAATAGACTAAGAAGCCCGACTGGCGAAGAAGTTTTTTCAGAATACGAAGAAGTAGAAGCGATTGGAGCTGGAACAAATGCTGATGCTTTCACGCCAGTAAGTGGAGATTTAATTGAATGGGCAGATATCATCTTTGTGATGGAACAAATTCACAGAAGAAAAGTATCTAAGAAGTTTCAAAATCTGCTCAAAGATAAAAAACTGGTTTGTCTAGATATTCCTGATAAGTATGACTGTATGGCTCCTGATTTAGTCTCTCTTCTCAAAAGAAAAGTCGAGCCATATATTCTTTTGAGTTAG
- a CDS encoding lipopolysaccharide assembly protein LapA domain-containing protein gives MRTLGLLLSMTILAGWLGLVAVMSIQNIELVSIKFLLWESIQLPFGVLLAFAVGFGLIVGSFIPVGQKR, from the coding sequence ATGCGCACTCTCGGACTATTACTCAGTATGACGATTCTGGCAGGTTGGCTAGGATTGGTTGCAGTGATGTCCATCCAGAATATTGAGTTGGTCTCGATTAAATTTCTCCTATGGGAATCGATTCAATTGCCATTTGGGGTGCTACTCGCTTTTGCGGTTGGATTTGGATTAATCGTCGGTAGTTTTATTCCCGTCGGCCAAAAACGCTAA
- a CDS encoding TIGR03032 family protein encodes MSTVPPNSSPLRSVHTQNFVDILQQCGISLIVSTYQAGKLIVVRAEEKSLNTHFRMFKQPMGVAADREKIALGTAYEVWEFRNVPAVTKKLDPPDLHDACYLPRDRHVTGDIDIHEMAYCNDELWFINTRFSCLCTLDRKNSFVPRWQPPFVSAYDLGDRCHLNGLGVRDNQPHYVTALGETDSHQGWRENKAHGGILMDITTNEFLAKGLSMPHSPRWYRDQLWVLESGEGSLATVDVKTGKLNTVVQLPGFTRGIDFWGPLAFVGLSQVRETAVFSGIPITERLNERICGVWVVNIETAQIIAFLRFEDAVQEIFAVSVLPGIRFPEVIEDNETLLSSSFVLPDEAIARVDFSTLKSKPQST; translated from the coding sequence ATGTCAACTGTTCCACCAAATTCGTCACCTTTACGTAGTGTCCACACTCAAAATTTCGTTGATATTTTGCAGCAATGCGGCATTTCTCTAATTGTTTCGACCTATCAGGCCGGCAAACTAATTGTGGTGAGGGCAGAGGAAAAATCGCTCAATACTCACTTTCGAATGTTTAAGCAACCGATGGGAGTCGCTGCTGATCGTGAAAAAATTGCCCTTGGTACTGCTTATGAGGTGTGGGAGTTTCGCAATGTCCCTGCGGTTACCAAGAAGCTTGACCCACCAGATCTTCATGATGCTTGTTATTTACCCCGCGATCGCCACGTTACTGGGGATATTGATATCCATGAGATGGCCTATTGCAACGATGAGTTGTGGTTCATCAATACGCGCTTTTCTTGTTTATGCACTCTCGACCGCAAAAATAGTTTTGTGCCCCGCTGGCAACCGCCCTTTGTTTCGGCCTATGATCTCGGCGATCGCTGCCATCTAAATGGTTTAGGGGTGAGGGATAATCAACCGCATTATGTGACAGCTTTAGGTGAAACAGATAGTCATCAAGGATGGCGCGAGAATAAGGCCCACGGTGGCATTTTGATGGACATCACCACCAACGAATTTTTAGCAAAAGGGTTATCGATGCCTCATTCGCCTCGTTGGTATCGTGATCAACTGTGGGTGTTAGAGTCTGGTGAAGGGAGTCTTGCAACAGTTGATGTGAAAACCGGGAAATTAAACACCGTTGTGCAATTACCTGGTTTTACAAGGGGGATTGATTTCTGGGGTCCCTTAGCTTTTGTTGGTTTATCACAAGTGCGCGAAACGGCCGTGTTTAGTGGCATTCCCATCACCGAGAGACTAAATGAACGTATTTGCGGCGTTTGGGTCGTGAATATTGAAACAGCTCAGATTATCGCGTTTCTGAGGTTTGAGGATGCTGTTCAGGAAATTTTTGCGGTATCGGTGTTGCCCGGAATTCGTTTTCCTGAGGTGATTGAAGATAATGAAACGCTGCTCAGCAGTTCGTTTGTTTTGCCGGATGAGGCGATCGCCCGAGTGGATTTCAGCACGCTTAAATCAAAACCCCAATCGACTTAA
- a CDS encoding EAL domain-containing protein, with protein MVIPLHLNQPVDIQLEKPLFIASDAPLQQAIALMTGKEKGSPQSCLVVQEDSKTIGILTERDLVRLSLSQKSISETIVREIMTSPVITITTKDFSDIFAVYSLMRRHRIRHLPVINTDDSVSGLMTLSMLRQALHLSYFLRFREVREVMSTKVITAFPTTPLIDVAQLMACHRISCVVIVDETATSEIPVGIITERDIVQLQGLGGDLATLTTRFAMSCPVISLHPENSLTSAQEIMQRYRVRRIVAVNEHGELEGVVTETNVSQILDPLELFGMLEILQHRVQQLVKDRDRLLPSENRHLQEALDNKEFRLHYQPQFHGKSRTIVGAEVLVRWYSKNRGIVSPAEFIPLAEMTGFIVTLGEWILKDVCQQARRWQDAGYAPIKFSVNVSSHQLKNPQFSKHLEQILAESKLDPQWLTIELTESSLVENVDMTLTQFQSLKELGVDIAIDDFGTGYASLGYLQHFPFDILKIDRCFVENIHINPKNAAITSAIIQMAEQLNFSVVAEGVERQEEFEFLGDRHCEIFQGYFFSPPLSAEDFEQHLIFKSEE; from the coding sequence ATGGTCATTCCGCTACATTTAAATCAGCCTGTTGATATTCAGCTAGAAAAACCGCTCTTTATAGCTAGTGATGCTCCTTTACAACAGGCGATCGCCCTGATGACTGGCAAAGAAAAAGGCTCACCCCAAAGTTGTTTGGTAGTGCAGGAAGATAGCAAAACCATTGGTATCCTCACCGAAAGAGATCTGGTACGTCTTTCCCTTTCCCAAAAAAGTATTTCAGAGACAATCGTGCGAGAGATCATGACCTCGCCTGTGATTACGATTACCACCAAAGATTTTAGTGATATTTTTGCGGTCTATAGCTTGATGCGTCGTCACCGCATCCGTCATCTACCTGTGATTAATACCGACGATAGTGTGTCTGGATTGATGACGCTCAGCATGTTGCGTCAAGCCCTTCATCTTAGTTATTTTTTGCGCTTTCGAGAAGTCCGAGAAGTGATGTCAACAAAAGTTATTACTGCTTTCCCGACAACGCCTCTTATTGATGTTGCTCAGCTCATGGCATGTCATCGAATTAGTTGTGTTGTGATTGTGGACGAGACAGCCACCTCAGAAATACCTGTGGGCATCATTACCGAGAGGGATATTGTGCAGCTACAGGGTTTAGGTGGAGATCTTGCTACTCTAACAACGAGATTTGCGATGAGTTGTCCTGTAATCTCATTACATCCTGAAAACTCTCTCACGTCGGCTCAAGAAATTATGCAGCGGTATCGAGTCAGACGGATTGTTGCAGTGAATGAGCATGGTGAACTGGAAGGCGTTGTGACGGAAACAAATGTGTCGCAAATTCTTGATCCTCTCGAACTATTTGGCATGTTGGAGATTTTGCAGCACCGAGTCCAACAGCTCGTGAAGGATCGCGATCGCCTTTTACCATCAGAAAATCGTCATTTACAGGAAGCTCTTGATAACAAAGAGTTTCGGCTTCATTATCAACCCCAATTTCATGGCAAGTCTAGAACGATTGTGGGGGCAGAGGTATTAGTGCGTTGGTATTCGAAAAATCGTGGCATTGTTTCACCCGCTGAATTTATTCCTCTGGCAGAAATGACGGGGTTTATTGTCACCCTCGGTGAATGGATTTTAAAAGATGTTTGCCAACAGGCTCGACGCTGGCAAGATGCTGGCTATGCACCCATTAAGTTTTCGGTGAATGTTTCGAGTCACCAACTGAAGAACCCACAATTTTCAAAACATTTGGAACAGATTTTGGCGGAAAGTAAACTCGATCCCCAATGGCTAACCATCGAGTTGACAGAAAGCTCTCTCGTTGAAAATGTCGATATGACATTGACGCAATTTCAGAGTCTCAAGGAATTAGGGGTTGATATTGCGATCGATGATTTTGGGACTGGCTATGCTTCCCTCGGTTATCTGCAACATTTTCCGTTTGATATTTTGAAAATTGATCGTTGTTTTGTCGAAAATATCCACATCAATCCAAAAAATGCGGCGATCACCTCTGCAATTATTCAAATGGCAGAACAACTCAATTTTTCAGTGGTTGCCGAAGGTGTTGAACGGCAAGAAGAGTTTGAATTTTTAGGCGATCGCCACTGTGAGATTTTTCAAGGATATTTCTTCTCGCCTCCTTTGTCTGCTGAAGATTTTGAGCAACATCTCATATTTAAATCTGAAGAATAA
- a CDS encoding MotA/TolQ/ExbB proton channel family protein, translated as MAWTELLTTGGWVTIPLFLCSIISVTLIAERLFFWFRINRGQRPLLSKVLMLYRDDQNQAIALLKQNQHLPICRIYLEAMSIPSATSEELTIALETAAKAEIPILKRFNTVFETIIAVAPLLGLLGTILGLMNSFSSLKIGDVGSTQTVGVTAGISEALISTAAGLIIAIITLLFANSFRGFYIRQLNLIQEYGGQLELLHRRL; from the coding sequence ATGGCGTGGACTGAACTTTTAACGACGGGTGGCTGGGTCACAATTCCATTGTTTTTGTGCTCGATTATTTCGGTCACACTGATCGCCGAACGGTTATTTTTCTGGTTCCGGATCAATCGCGGTCAACGGCCTCTCCTCAGTAAAGTTTTGATGCTCTATCGTGATGACCAAAATCAGGCGATCGCCCTCCTGAAGCAAAATCAACATTTGCCGATTTGCCGCATTTATCTTGAGGCGATGAGCATTCCCAGCGCTACATCTGAAGAATTAACCATTGCACTAGAAACTGCTGCCAAAGCCGAAATCCCGATCCTAAAACGCTTTAATACCGTATTTGAAACGATTATTGCTGTTGCACCTTTATTGGGTCTTTTAGGGACAATTTTGGGCTTAATGAATTCCTTTAGCTCCCTCAAAATTGGTGATGTAGGCAGCACTCAAACTGTTGGCGTAACCGCAGGAATTAGCGAAGCGCTTATCTCCACTGCTGCCGGACTAATCATTGCGATTATCACATTACTTTTCGCCAACAGTTTTCGCGGGTTTTATATTCGTCAACTCAACCTCATCCAAGAATATGGTGGACAACTAGAACTTCTGCACCGCCGTCTTTAA
- a CDS encoding right-handed parallel beta-helix repeat-containing protein, with translation MFTQRFLSRQIIILSSILGIGLYVFPVRAQENPVSNTTKKQLVSPRFSGTFQTGEGAGYEASFGSFYGFVPFSQTPGVSTFYGEGRFNGFTDGGGQGGNLRAGYRRFLSENNLVIGGYAGWDLRHTESKETFHQLGLGAEVLGDKWEARLNGYIPLGDASRTISSDTTTNTTTSNFRFLDNRLLFDSQSQQLISTLSENAMTGIDLEGGYQLSKWDTGNLYAYAGLYFLDGEGTSIIGVRSRLQAETESLLAGISLQSDSNFGTNLQFSLGLKLGGENIRKRSETPEESVIARLGQSVQRQDIIPIDRQQELETQIEQSNDVVARNPVTGDEWRFLHVTDGVTTGDGTFENPFGEVTDASAIAMTAGNDVIYVESGDRSGMAGFTVPDNVQALSTGVTQELDIVDVGITQLPGSGTGTSPLVQDTVTMGNGSRLSGFDIQSGNNPSVYASNVSDFTIDRNTISTTGNDADGIEILGDGATISNVLLSANTISTMGDSAEGIDIEGNASTISNTIISGNTISTTGEGSEGLDVGSYNSTTTSDTTISGNTITTQGDRSEGIDIEGYNSTISDTTISGNTVSTSGFYSEGIDVDSYNSTISNTTISGNIVSSTGNYLANIDVSGDYSAQITNTIISGNTVSTAGNYTTGIGIFGNDSTIINSSTISGNTVSTTGNYYTNGIGIFGNDLTAITSSTISDNTVSTTGNYLTSISIYGDRGTTVSGSTISGNTVSNSGDYTSGIGIYGDRDTTVSDSTISGNTVSSGGNYTTGIGLYGDRGTTINSSTISGNTVSSNGTYADNISVYSDVMSIINGVTIATNTITANGDESRGFSTRTRNGSTLENLTVSDNNITVDGQNNRGIITRTLNGSMMTSTQISGNTIAANGDGGRGISVRTLNGSTTDGVNLASNTITTSGTTNHGISVRTLNGSNVDNAEVSANNVITTGNGAHSLFVGTSNIGTTTTRLMLSDNTLMTSGTAAEGLFIRAFNDGTIDEITVSNNVITTSGNNSNGLFVRSNNGGLTNDVSVLNNNFQQAGANSVRLQDAAPPLGICITAFTNNTSGTADFAGNGGDDLLIGAAGNINFVDFADVMANNTGFVDISGTPDTSVPCP, from the coding sequence ATGTTTACCCAAAGATTTCTTTCTCGCCAAATCATTATTCTCTCGTCAATTCTAGGCATAGGGCTGTATGTTTTTCCTGTCAGAGCTCAAGAAAACCCTGTAAGCAACACCACAAAAAAGCAGCTTGTCTCCCCTCGTTTTAGCGGTACATTTCAGACAGGAGAAGGTGCTGGCTATGAAGCGTCTTTTGGTAGCTTTTATGGATTTGTGCCTTTCAGTCAAACACCAGGCGTTAGTACTTTTTATGGTGAAGGTCGGTTTAATGGCTTTACCGATGGCGGTGGACAAGGCGGAAATCTGAGGGCTGGATATCGTCGTTTTTTATCTGAGAACAATCTGGTTATTGGTGGCTATGCAGGTTGGGACTTACGCCATACAGAATCAAAAGAAACCTTTCATCAACTAGGTTTAGGAGCAGAAGTCTTAGGAGATAAATGGGAAGCACGGCTGAACGGCTATATTCCCCTTGGTGACGCTAGTCGAACAATCAGCAGCGATACAACGACAAACACAACGACCTCAAACTTTCGGTTCCTTGATAATCGTTTGCTATTTGATAGCCAAAGCCAGCAACTTATTTCCACGTTATCGGAAAACGCGATGACAGGCATTGATCTGGAGGGAGGTTACCAGCTCAGTAAGTGGGATACGGGTAATTTATATGCTTATGCAGGTCTTTATTTCCTTGATGGTGAGGGAACTTCCATTATCGGTGTACGCAGTCGTTTGCAGGCAGAAACGGAAAGTCTCCTAGCCGGAATTTCATTACAATCAGACAGTAATTTTGGCACGAATTTACAGTTTTCTCTGGGTCTCAAGTTAGGCGGAGAAAATATTCGTAAGCGTTCAGAAACACCAGAAGAATCAGTTATTGCTCGTCTAGGTCAGAGTGTGCAGCGACAGGATATTATCCCGATCGATCGCCAACAAGAACTTGAAACACAGATCGAACAAAGTAACGATGTGGTGGCGAGGAATCCAGTGACAGGTGATGAATGGCGTTTTCTCCATGTCACAGACGGGGTAACAACTGGTGATGGGACCTTCGAAAATCCGTTTGGCGAAGTGACTGATGCGTCGGCGATCGCCATGACAGCGGGCAATGATGTGATTTATGTCGAGTCAGGCGATCGCTCTGGAATGGCAGGCTTCACAGTTCCCGATAATGTCCAAGCTCTCTCCACGGGGGTCACCCAGGAACTCGATATTGTAGATGTAGGCATCACTCAGTTGCCGGGGTCTGGAACTGGCACATCACCTCTAGTACAAGACACCGTGACGATGGGGAATGGATCAAGGCTTTCAGGTTTTGACATTCAGTCGGGTAATAATCCTAGTGTCTATGCCAGCAATGTAAGTGACTTCACAATTGATCGCAACACAATCTCAACGACGGGAAATGATGCTGATGGTATTGAAATTCTTGGTGATGGCGCAACGATTAGTAATGTCCTTCTTTCAGCCAATACAATTTCAACAATGGGGGATTCGGCTGAAGGAATTGACATAGAAGGCAATGCCTCGACGATTAGCAACACCATCATTTCTGGCAATACAATCTCAACAACAGGAGAGGGTTCTGAAGGTCTTGATGTCGGGTCTTACAACTCAACAACAACCAGTGATACTACTATTTCTGGTAATACAATCACGACTCAAGGCGATCGCTCTGAAGGTATTGATATTGAGGGTTATAACTCCACAATCTCCGATACCACTATCTCTGGCAACACTGTGTCTACGTCAGGATTCTATTCTGAAGGAATTGATGTTGATAGTTACAATTCCACGATTAGTAACACAACAATTTCTGGCAATATTGTTTCTAGCACTGGAAACTATCTAGCTAATATTGATGTCTCCGGAGACTACTCAGCACAAATCACGAACACCATTATCTCTGGCAATACTGTTTCCACTGCTGGAAATTACACGACTGGCATTGGTATCTTCGGCAATGACTCAACAATAATAAATAGCTCTACTATTTCTGGCAATACCGTTTCTACAACAGGAAACTACTATACGAATGGTATTGGTATCTTCGGGAATGACTTAACCGCAATAACTAGCTCAACTATTTCTGACAACACTGTTTCTACAACAGGAAATTATCTGACTAGTATTAGTATCTATGGCGATCGCGGCACAACAGTCAGTGGTTCTACTATTTCTGGCAATACTGTTTCCAATTCGGGAGATTATACTTCCGGTATTGGTATCTACGGCGATCGCGACACAACAGTCAGTGATTCTACTATTTCTGGCAATACTGTCTCCAGCGGAGGGAATTATACGACCGGTATTGGTCTCTACGGTGATCGCGGCACAACAATCAATAGCTCAACTATTTCTGGCAACACTGTTTCTAGTAATGGAACCTATGCCGATAACATTTCTGTTTATAGTGACGTCATGTCAATAATAAACGGCGTTACTATTGCCACAAATACAATCACAGCCAATGGAGATGAAAGTCGAGGATTTTCAACCCGGACACGCAATGGATCAACCCTCGAGAACCTGACAGTTTCTGACAACAATATTACGGTCGATGGCCAAAACAATCGTGGCATCATCACTCGCACCTTAAATGGCTCAATGATGACGAGCACACAAATCTCAGGTAACACAATCGCGGCAAATGGAGATGGTGGACGAGGTATTTCTGTTCGTACTTTAAACGGTTCAACGACAGATGGCGTGAACCTTGCTAGCAATACCATTACAACTAGTGGTACAACGAATCACGGCATTTCAGTTCGCACTCTAAATGGTTCCAATGTAGATAACGCAGAAGTTTCTGCTAATAATGTGATAACAACAGGAAATGGAGCACATAGCCTCTTTGTTGGCACTTCAAATATCGGAACAACAACAACTAGGTTAATGCTTTCCGATAATACCTTAATGACCAGTGGAACTGCTGCAGAAGGTCTATTTATCCGAGCCTTTAATGATGGAACGATAGATGAAATCACTGTTTCCAACAATGTGATTACGACGAGTGGAAATAATTCAAATGGTCTTTTTGTTCGCTCCAATAACGGTGGACTAACTAATGATGTGAGCGTTTTAAACAATAACTTCCAGCAAGCCGGGGCAAATAGTGTTCGCCTTCAAGATGCAGCTCCTCCACTCGGTATTTGTATTACTGCATTCACGAACAATACTAGCGGCACAGCGGATTTTGCGGGCAATGGTGGTGATGATTTGCTAATTGGTGCTGCTGGCAATATTAATTTTGTTGATTTTGCAGATGTGATGGCAAATAATACGGGATTTGTTGATATCTCCGGTACACCAGACACGTCTGTACCTTGTCCGTAG
- a CDS encoding cytochrome c oxidase assembly factor Coa1 family protein, which produces MPKKKLLLIPIIVFSSIGGVIVFVGLIVWLVMSIIKSSQPFKMAIADLEASSEVSAVLGSDWEESWWVSGEVNISGDQGTACLAIPVSGTAEKGTAYVDAAKVQGTWQMNELTVAITDDASFAPKETITLVTPTEENRKVCSG; this is translated from the coding sequence ATGCCTAAGAAAAAGCTTCTGTTAATCCCGATTATTGTGTTCTCTTCCATTGGTGGGGTCATTGTTTTTGTCGGGCTAATCGTGTGGCTTGTGATGTCAATCATCAAATCGAGTCAACCCTTTAAGATGGCGATCGCCGACCTTGAAGCGAGTTCTGAAGTGAGTGCAGTCTTAGGCTCAGATTGGGAAGAAAGCTGGTGGGTTTCCGGTGAAGTAAATATTAGTGGTGATCAAGGCACCGCTTGCTTAGCGATTCCTGTATCAGGAACGGCTGAGAAAGGCACGGCCTATGTGGATGCGGCCAAGGTGCAAGGGACTTGGCAGATGAATGAGCTGACAGTTGCAATTACTGATGATGCTTCGTTTGCGCCGAAAGAAACAATTACTTTGGTGACTCCCACTGAAGAAAACCGAAAAGTGTGTAGCGGTTAA
- a CDS encoding shikimate kinase, with product MEDLLKGLNIYLIGMMGTGKSTLAKIIAEIMNYRVLDSDDIIEQLAGTSISNIFAEMGEEEFRKLETQVLGKIAVQTRTVVATGGGIILSNDNWYYLQQGLTIWLDVPTPLLMDRLRSDTRRPLLQNVDLETKLNELLEQRRSLYNEADLHIQINTARPPRAVAEDIIATIPSVLRKPPQIIGENN from the coding sequence ATGGAAGATTTGCTCAAAGGTTTAAATATTTATCTCATCGGCATGATGGGCACTGGTAAAAGTACCCTTGCAAAGATTATTGCCGAGATCATGAACTACCGCGTCCTCGATTCTGATGACATTATTGAGCAGCTCGCAGGCACATCGATCAGTAATATTTTTGCAGAGATGGGTGAAGAAGAATTCCGTAAACTCGAAACCCAAGTCCTCGGTAAAATCGCAGTGCAAACCCGCACCGTTGTGGCTACTGGCGGCGGTATTATTCTCTCAAATGACAACTGGTATTACTTGCAGCAAGGATTAACGATTTGGCTTGATGTACCAACCCCGTTGCTGATGGATCGTCTCCGGAGTGACACTCGACGTCCGCTGCTCCAAAACGTTGATCTCGAAACGAAATTAAACGAACTTCTAGAACAACGGCGATCGCTTTATAACGAGGCTGATCTACATATTCAAATCAATACTGCCCGTCCTCCCCGTGCTGTTGCGGAAGACATCATTGCAACCATTCCCTCCGTTCTCCGGAAGCCACCCCAAATTATTGGTGAGAACAATTGA
- a CDS encoding bifunctional sterol desaturase/short chain dehydrogenase yields the protein MISSSQLVLGSGMVLGSVFWAELVRDIYHALAHVWEPLFRLHVWHHKVFRRDLTVIDDEVYRKAHWYNDLPEASVMLGFGLLLWVGLVLAGVNTAWLSLAGCLYTLSFMAAAIARGLGIPMVDELTDITHQPGDFKALPGNWFVNRPYHWRHHFDNQEAYYCGTFTLVDKVMGTALSLKGKRVAVTGASGTLGTALLTELHQAGAKAIALTSKPQELSLDIAGQDVALKTIQWQSGNEAAILEALKKVDILVLNHGINVHGDRTPEAIQKSYEINTFSQQRLIELFLSTIKTNQDRVRKEIWVNTSEAEVNPAVSPLYELSKRALGDLVTLQRLDSPIIIRKLILGPFKSSLNPVGVMSANFVAKMIVNLARRDFRNIIVTINPITYLLFPLKEFFVSTYFKLFSKGKGK from the coding sequence ATGATCAGCAGTAGCCAGCTTGTCCTCGGCAGTGGCATGGTTTTGGGATCTGTCTTTTGGGCAGAACTTGTGCGCGATATTTATCATGCTTTAGCCCATGTTTGGGAACCACTTTTTCGCCTACATGTTTGGCATCACAAGGTTTTTCGTCGTGATTTAACGGTCATTGATGATGAGGTTTATAGAAAAGCGCACTGGTATAACGATTTACCAGAAGCTTCGGTGATGCTGGGGTTTGGGTTATTGCTCTGGGTTGGACTAGTGCTGGCTGGTGTGAATACTGCTTGGTTGAGTTTGGCAGGCTGCCTCTATACGCTTTCGTTTATGGCGGCGGCGATCGCCCGTGGGTTAGGGATTCCGATGGTGGATGAATTAACGGATATTACTCACCAACCGGGTGACTTTAAAGCATTACCGGGGAACTGGTTTGTAAATCGTCCCTATCACTGGCGGCATCATTTTGATAACCAAGAGGCGTATTATTGTGGCACATTCACTCTTGTGGACAAGGTTATGGGGACGGCATTGTCATTGAAAGGAAAACGAGTTGCAGTCACAGGCGCGTCAGGAACCCTCGGCACCGCTTTACTCACCGAACTTCATCAAGCAGGAGCCAAGGCGATCGCCCTCACTTCCAAACCCCAAGAACTTAGTCTCGATATTGCAGGCCAAGATGTTGCTTTAAAAACGATTCAGTGGCAATCAGGTAATGAAGCCGCAATTCTTGAAGCTCTTAAAAAAGTAGATATTCTCGTGCTCAACCACGGTATTAATGTGCACGGCGATCGAACCCCAGAAGCCATCCAGAAATCCTACGAAATTAATACCTTTTCCCAGCAGCGGCTAATCGAATTATTTTTAAGTACGATCAAGACAAACCAGGATCGCGTCCGCAAAGAAATTTGGGTAAACACCTCCGAAGCTGAAGTCAATCCGGCTGTTAGTCCTCTCTACGAACTCAGTAAACGAGCATTGGGCGATTTAGTGACATTGCAGCGTTTAGACTCGCCCATCATTATCCGCAAATTAATTTTGGGGCCTTTCAAAAGTAGTCTCAATCCGGTTGGGGTGATGTCTGCAAACTTTGTCGCAAAAATGATTGTGAATCTGGCGCGCCGCGATTTTCGCAATATCATCGTGACAATTAATCCAATCACCTATTTACTATTTCCGTTAAAAGAATTTTTCGTTTCCACCTATTTCAAACTATTTAGTAAAGGCAAAGGCAAGTAA